The Alosa sapidissima isolate fAloSap1 chromosome 8, fAloSap1.pri, whole genome shotgun sequence genome segment atgagaagaGGGCAGCAGGCAGGCTTGTCAGCAGCACTAGGTGCTCACTGCTTAGATAAACCTCTGGGATTAATGGCCCAGTTAAAGTTGGGGCAAAGAGGATTAGCCTTCAGGGCGAGGTGGCTGAAGATTCCACACGTCCTTCAACAGAGAAGGCCCCTCCGGGAGAGATGCAGggattgagggagagagggggggggggggggggtgaagggaggaagagagggagggatggaaagagaggtgAGGTCTTGGCCAGCAGCTAAATGCTTCACGGCTGGGGGTCCTGAAGCAATTATGTCACCACATGACGAGGCCTGGACTTTTCAACCCAACCAATCGGAAAGAGacaaagatggagagataggGAGTGGAACAGAGGGAGGGGTGCGAGGCTGGGTGGGGGTGGTTGGAGTTGAGCTGTTTTGGTTTGAATTAGCTTGTGTCATCTGGTCAGGAAATTGTCCAGGTGTGCTAACACATTTTGGACTAGGGGCATTGCCCACACAGGCCCAGTGAGCCACACAAGTCAAATGGACCAAATGCACCTTCATCTCAAATGAAGTTGAAGAGTTCAGAGTGCTGACAATATCCTGGCAATATACTGTCAACTCTCAAAGTGTTACACTTGACATATCTACCAAGATGGACATTATTGAGCTGACAACAGCACAGAGTTAAATATATCctcctaaaacaaatacattattTTTGGCTAATATATGTAAAGGAGACACAAAGCATAAAATTAAAGATTCTAACAAGATTATGAAGCCAAATATTAAATGTCAAGCTCTAAATGTGCTAATACTTGTgtggggggaaaagagagaacaTCATTCATAATGAAGACAAACTCAGGAAGGGCACATTATTGATATCCTCAGCGTTTTTAATTTCATATGATAATTGGATGGTAATTAATGTGCTCTTTACTTTGTCTTGGTGTATTGCTGATAGGTGGGGCGATCTTGTGAGTCTACTGCCATCTGTTGGACTATGTGGGCACTACAAGCAGTTTGCTAGTAAAAAACCTCTGGGACCTCTGCTCTGTGAGCAAGAGAAAGgcaatgagacagagagaaagcagcTGAACAACTCCACCTGTTGTTTGAAATTTATTaagaaaatataaaataaaattacaAAACAGACTTATAAAAATGCATCCAGTCCATCCAGTCCAGAATAAGGGATGAAAGCATAAAACACCTTGTTGCATTTGGATACCAAGTGGATTCTATTAGCACATACAACCTCTTGAATAGATCTTTACAGAAAGGCATTCTCCTGGTATGCTACAGTAGCATTCGAAACAATCAGCATCAAGTCTCCCTTTAACACTGAaattacccaaattaatgggtAAAATTAAAATAATATATTACTTTTATACAGCTTTGTTTAAAACCATCTCTGCATTTGTGAGACCAAACTATATTCTCTTAAAATGAGGcacaaaaataaaaagtaaatatttaaaatagcaGTACACCTTCTGTTTTGAAATCTCAACGAGGAATGACCACTGAGTACCCAGTGGTACAATGGGCCAGTAAGAGGTCAACCCGTGTCACAGAGTTCAAAAAGAACAAGTACAATCTTaaaacaaactgtgttgtccctatctggacatagagttgtgttgttttcaacacatttgttttaagagtataAAGTGGCTAAATAAGAGGTTTAGATATGAGAACCCATACACAATGGTGTTCAACTGAGGACATATCCAAAACaacgtaggctactgtaatatttcatatatatttaattacCTAAATCTACATTAACATTCATAAATATGTTTTATGGCTTCATATGGAGGGATTTGATCAAACATGCACTATTGCCAGGAGCCTTCAGAAATGTCCATTTGGCAGTGAGATTGAAAGATATAAGTCATGGTGTTCACTCATAGAGATTGAGCACATTCTTATGGCAACATCTGGATTAAAGGCACACTTTAGGTTTGACGTCTTAAAGAAATCCCTGAGTTCACACGCATTTGGGGGCACTATGGGAACCCGCATCGCAGACGAGTTAAGAGCGACTATCTGTTATAGACCTGAAACCACAGCGGTGCTCTGAGCTTCAAAATGACTCGAGCTAACTTTCTGTTGGTAGGTCGAAGGCAAAGTGTCGTGCAAAGACTTGACAGGTTTTGGCACCTTTATCTCCTGGGCGCTGCATGCGTCCCTCGGAACGTCTTGAGGCTGAGAGACGGTGTGCTATCATTGCAGGATGTGGTAAACACCGTGtctgcctctgctgctgctgtaacCCCATCTGGTTCCCAGCCACTGTGCACCATCATAGCACAACACACAATACAGGGACCTGTTGGCAGTTggcttctgttttttttccgttTCTTCAAAACCATGACTGTCATATGATGGTGCTACAAATAATGTTATAAAAAGGTGAATGCGCTCTCCGTAGCCAAGAATACCTGCACACGATGTTCAGAGGAAAAACTTCAAAGGCAGTCAGTTTTCAAAGCAGTGCTATTGGCAGtcattgtgaatgtgtctgtggaTTTTTCCCTTCTGAAGGGCTATTTCAGTTCTGTTGCGTTTGAATTAGGACTACTGACAGCAGAGCCGGTAAGTGATAAGTGAGGGGGTGCATACTTTTCAGAAACCCCATATTGCCCAGTGCAGTCCATTCTTTTCTGTTCCATATCATTTCAGTCATTCACATAGACTGCTGTCATTTATGATGGCATATAACATTTGCAAAAgcagcattcagaaaaaaatgagCACATATTGTGTGTCAGGAAATAGGTCAAAAACATATTACATTTCCACTCAATACAGGCCTAGTGTTTCAACGCACCAATATAAGAATTATTAGGGAGCCCACCAGCAACAGTAACCAAATGCAATAACACAACGCAGTCTAGGGGAACAATGGAAATACTGCCTGCCATGGGTCCCTAATCTGGTGTGTAGCGTAGCCGTGCTAGTATGAGTGTACGAGGCTAATTGTTGCATACAGAGGGAGCGCCAGCTTACCTCAGGACCACGGGTCAACCCCAGCTACAGGCCCCCGCGGCCGACCGGCCCAAGCGACGGTGTTTCGAAGCTGTATCTTCCCAAGAGCCGACAAACAGTCCATTCAAAACTGATCTCCCCGCCACTGCTCATTTGAGGCAATTTAACAGCTTAATGAGCCAATGGGTGGCCCAGAGGTAAGCTAACAGCCCTTCTAGTGGAAGGGATGGGGATATGAAGGTCTTGTGTCTAATCTGTGCATCTATAGCTATCCTAACACAATGAACATGGCTCAATTATTCCATTCCAGCTCTTTCTGAACAGCTTGACACACAGCACTGATGAGGTGACAACCCGTAACTGCTTGTAGGTGTAACTGACCACACTAGCCAGGAGTGGTATGTTAAAGTGGCCAGCGGCAGATGTCCAGGGCTGTCCAGAGGTCCCCAGTCAGGCAAGAGTATGGGTCTAGCTCTCCAGGCGGTACCGAGGGGTGAGCGGCTCCATCTCCAGCACCAGGTCCCGGGACCGAGGAGTCTTACTCTGCTCCACAACCCTTGGCACCACAGTGGACCAGCGATCTGACCGGAGGGGAGAGATTGGGGGATCAGGTCAGTGTGGTTGTGACTGAGTGCTGTTTTTTGGGGGAGTATGACTTtgcctgtgtgtttgctctTAATTTCCAAAGTGGTGGTTGTCTTAACATTAAGTAGCTTAGAAAAGTCTGTATGTGTTCGGGAGGGGTGCAAAAGTGAGGTTGTgtgacatgcacacatatgcatgactatgtgcatatgtgtgtggattggtggtggtggagataGTATGACCCTGTTCACATTTGTAAGAAAATAAACAACATTCATGACACCATTCAATTAGGTCTAGTGATCTGATTTGTGATTTGAAGCTGAATTTAAATATCAACAAGCCAAAAAGACAGACTATACCTTCAATATTTCCTGTTTTAGAAGTTTTAGAAGCTCACCTCTTCTAAGGCCTCGAACAGTCTGTGGAATCCCATAGTCCTGGTTGAGCTCCTTCTGGCCAGGGTCCTCGTTAATGATTCCCAAGTTCTGATTCCAGTGTGACCACCTCACCTCATCCACCCTAGACCATTTACAAGATAAAAAAGGGATGTTCAGCAACTGGCTGGGAAAAGGTGATATTTATACCTGTGTGTCGCACAGAAACCCTCCTACCTGAAACACAAGCGCTTGTCAGGGGTTCCATCCCAGTTCTTGCCGACTGTCACCATCTCCCCTACCCGAAAAGACTTGCGCAGGCACACAGGGAAGGATCGCTCGATATCCAGGATGGTTGTGGCCCACTGGTAAGTTTCATGTAAAAGCCACACACATTACTAAGACCAACTAGACTATCCCAGAAGACTGAAGAGAACACCATCTCAGTTAAAACATGACACAGATAGAGTAGAGAGGAACAGTGAAAAGAATGATTAATACAAAGACATTAAATGACTGTGACAGTAATTTCTAACTCAGCCCCTGGGGCGTTTGGCTGCTGCTTGTAATATTATAGAGGAATTCTAATAAGGCAGTGAGGACACTGTGATATTGAATGAATGGATCACTGCTCAGTCCGTGCCAGACCGACCGAGTCTCGGTCTCTCACCTGCAGCTTCCAGATCTTCTTGCTCTCCTTGGACACCTGCCCCACCGTCTCGCCCATGAGAGCGATCAACATGTTGAGCAGGAGCACGAAGGTGAGGATGATGTAGGTGACCAGCAGGATGAGGAAGACCACGGGGTACTCGGTGCTCTGAATCATCTCCAGCTCGCCAATGCCGATGGTCAGCTTGAACAGGTCCAGCAGGAAGTTGCTGAAGGTGTCCGTGTCGCGGCATTTGGGGTACTTGGGGCAGCCCTCCGGCCCGGGGCAGTCAGTGGGACACACGGTCAGGAGGGAGACCAGGGCTGTGGTggggtagagagggagggagggagggagttagCACCTGCACACTGTCCAGACAATCTAAAGTTGGCAGTTGTTGGTTGCAGTCTTTGGAGTCTTTAGAATGATCAGAAAACCAAGTTCCAGCTCCACACTGCCCAGACAATAATCAAAAACAATGACTTTGGGACAATGTCAAactccaacaacacactgacccCTCTGTTGGTGTTAGTTGGAGCTTGTTGGGGCAGTGTGCAATCAACCTTTGGAAGAAACcactatcagagagagagatactgttaCCAGTTCATTCCAATGGGTTTTACCCCTGCCATCGCAGGTTTGCTTATTAAAATGCTTATTAAACTGAAACTGAATTGCAGTGAACTGAGGCACAGTGTCATCACAGTGGTGGGGGTTCTCCACGGGATCCGAGTGTGCCGTACGTACCTGAGGCGTATCCGATCATAAAGAGCACATACACCAGCAGGAATCGGAACAGGTCTTTGAAGAGGATCTGAGAGAGCGGAAAATAAGGGGGGGTAATGAGCAAATTGCTTGACAGTCACTGAGCTTTTTCGGTTTGGTGTGAAAGCATTTCTGAGTCATTGAGGATGGATAAGGAGAGGAAAAACATGCTCTTGGCATTTATTGCTGAGCCAGCTACAACTTGCTGAAGACTACCATCCATTATCGTGGCCATTTACTAGAGGAGGTCAGAGTGGTTATCACACGACGTCTCTGACCGGTGGCTTTAGCCCACTGTACCTTCTGGATCATGATGCTGTAGGTGCCGGTGAGCTTGAGGCCACGGGTGAAGTAGAGCATGTTGGTCCAGCCCAGCACCAGAGCGAACACCATCACCGACACGTACGACTCGATGCCAGACAGGTAGAGCGCAGCAgcaaccagcaccagcacaGAGTAGATGAAGCTTAggagacagaagagaagagaagagaagagaagagaagagaagagaagagaagagaagagaagagaagagaagacggGAGTCACATCAGGTCTCGGGAACACCAAACTCCAccacagccgtgtgtgtgtgtgtgtgcctcagagCAACAGACAATCTGTGCTCGTACAAAAGTGTGCCGGATTGTTCcgttgtcccccccccccccccccacccacccctttTCTACTCGACTGTGGCGCTCCAGGCCTTGTCAGTTTAGCAACAGCGATTAGCATAAACAGTGCTCCGTGTGTTCCGCCTTTTCCCTTTCTCCTCACTCTGGATTGTTGGGGCTTTTATTAAAGGAGATGTAAACTCCAAAACACGCCAGAGAAGAGGTTGTACAATTAATTAGACAGCTCAATTAAGAGGGTGAGAAATTAGCTGGAGGAGAAGACGCGGAAGGATGCAGCAGGAGAtggaagaatgagagagagagagagagagagtgagagagagagggtagaggagggagggggggggaacagagagagagagagtaaaagacagggagagagatgaagagaaagcaagagagagagagagagagagagagatgagaagaagAAGGAAGTATGTGTGTTAGCCTTACTAGAGTAGCTGAAAGGATCCATCAATAAATAATGAGTTGACCCCCGGGCACTTTTTCAGGAAGAGGTCCTTAATCTaagaggatggagaggaagaCTTTTAGCATATTTAACAGGCTTTGGAGGACAGCAGGATGTACAGCAAACATTTCCTGAAAGTTAAGCTAAGACCAGAGCTTAATAAGCACATTTCTAGCAAGCACTGGCAGAATAATGAGATTTGAGCTGCAACGTGTTATTGCCAAGCTCAATCCTTTGATGAGAACATAGTATTTTGGCATcagattttggtgtgtgtgtgtgtgtgtgtgtgtgtgtgtgtgtgtgtgtgtgttgccagtgtttaccacacacattGCTGAGGAAGAAGAACATTCCGGAGCCAACTGTAATGAGCTCCCCTGCCAGTCGCAGGTAGTCCGCACTGGTGACATAAGAGTATGGAGGAGGCTGGGGACACATAAGATACACTCAATTCaacactcaactcaactcaacactCAACTCaacactcaactcaactcaacactCAACTCAACACTCAACTCTGACACGTATACAGCACATTCATTTACTTATCCACatagtactacacacacacacacacacacacacacacacacacacacacacacacacacacacacacatgcacacacacacacacacacatgcacacacacacacacacacacacacacacacacacacacacacgcacacatgcacacacacacacacacacacacatgcacacacacacacacacacacacacacacacgcacacatgcacacacacacacacacacacacacacacacacacacacacacacacacacgcacacatgcacacacacacacacacacacacacacacacacacacacacacacgcacacacacaaacacgcacccGTCCTTCTGTGGGCCGGTAGTAGGCCACCAGGGTGAAGACAATCATGGTGAACAGGTAGGAGATGACACTGATGTAGAAGGTGACGGCACCAAACTTCTGCCACTTGGCCCGGAGCAGCTCGTTGATCGGCTCCACGGCCAGCATCTCATGACGGTTCTGCTGGGAGAACCCAAACTTTTAGAAATCACGGGAATGTTCTGCTCCTACCtactgtgtagtgtgtatatCTATTCTTTTGTACTCCTTTCGCTGATTTTCACTGACAGGCTCAAGTGTAGTATATCCATACTGATTATTGACTCAACGCACAACTCTTGAATGTTGAATCTTATATCTTGCAGACTTATCATCCAACACACAGGCAGACTCAGTAACAGCAATCCTGAAGACATTTCAGTGGGGTAGATCCTCTTTTTTAAAGAGAATCACTATAAAAAGAGCTTTCTCGCGCTATTTCTGAAGCTGTTTGTCTAATGGAATAGCATGGTACTGTGTGTAGAAGCTCTGAATACAAGGCATGTGCTGTAGATATTGCATGGGGTCTGTGTTGAGTCCAACCATTTGAGCTGAATACATGTTTTTAAGCTTGGTGTGTAACCTCAGGCACTTATTTAAACCTGACTTTTTCTTTGTCTCTTCATGACATTTGTATGGATAAAAAGCCATTTTCCTTGAGGTTGCATTACCAGAAACCCTGTATGTGGGCAGTCTAAGGGGGATACTATTCTTTATGCATGAGCTTCTAAGAGACCCTCAAACGAGTTCATCTGGTAGCGAGTCTTTTTTCCACTTATATAGCCATCCACTAGAAGGGTAAGAGCGCTAGCTATTATTCCGCAAGTGTATGCCTCTACAGGCAACGCGGGCAAAATAGCCTGGGGCAGGAATATTCTTTTACATTCATTGTTTAATCCTGTCCTTCTGTGACCAGTGATTGGAGCCCCCAAGAACCACCGCGTTCTAGCCGCGAGCGCATCGCTGCATTTTATAAAGGCTGGGATGGGGGAGTGGAAGAGACATGAGGACATCTAAAAATGAAGATCTAAAGACATAATAAAAAGCAGGGAGAAATGGCTTCGAGCTTGACAAGCTGCATGAAAAGGTGAAAGTGACATATCCTTTtttacgccccccccccctctctgtttctctgtctgcaTCAAATCCTCTCATGTGCCCAGAACACGAGTTTATGCCATAGTTTTGTAGATGGCCATGTGAGTTGTTCAATTATAGATCGATTTCATCTTAAATCCTTAAGTAAACCTTGAAAAGGAATAATAATTGGAagagaacacacatacacacacaaaaacacacacagaaacataaacacacacacacacacgcacacacacacacacacacatacacacacacacacacacacacacacacacacacacacacaaacacacaaatctaCCTCTATGCGGCTGTTGTAGACCAGGATCTCAAGCACAGAGACCTCCTCGCCGCACGTGTCCAGAGAGGAGAGGTCGTAGAGGGAAGAGTACACCGGCCCGTAGGCCCAGTCCTTGAACTTGCGGGACAGGTGGCGAGCCTCCTCATCTTTGATCTCCCTGCGGATGATGTGCTGGAACACCTgaactcagagagagaggaaatcaaAGTTCCACCCAAAACAAGAGCTTAGTTCACCCTCAGAAGAAATGATCAGTcacatgtttattttatttgtggAGATGGAAGGAGATTTGGAGGCGTTTTACTGTTTCATAACAGTCCTGCCCTCACTAACACATCACAGTCATGGGGCTTTGCATGGTACTTGAGCTCCATGACAAATTAACCAATCATCTAAAGATCCACTCTCTCATTTCTAGCAACAGCAAACCAGCTTACTTGTGTAGAGTTGGCTCATCTTGGTTGCTGCTGTGTCACTCTGAtg includes the following:
- the trpv4 gene encoding transient receptor potential cation channel subfamily V member 4 isoform X2, whose product is MNEGRSVAATLLRRYHVAMTEGESPPPSNAAPTSQASSGDSPDAQRDVNAHFPLSALDDLFESEERSLPPSQDSPSTRPVAGQQTAGDGKQNLRYKFQGAFKKGISNPMDLLESTIYESSVPPGSKKAPMDSLFDYGTCRETNNQKRRRKKLPRGKAEEICDDDPTTDPPKVVKIFNRSLLFDAVSRAEPEALDGLLEYLQSRDKRLTDEEFREPSTGKTCLPKALLNLYSGQNDTIPLLVDIAEQTGNLREFINTPFRDVYYRGQTALHIAIERRCKKYVELLVEKGADLHAQARGRFFQPKNEGGYFYFGELPLSLAACTNQPDMVHYLTENSHKKADLRRQDSRGNTVLHGLVHIADNTRDNTRFVTKMYDLLLIKSAKLYPDSNLEMIPNNDGMSPLMMAAKLGKIGVFQHIIRREIKDEEARHLSRKFKDWAYGPVYSSLYDLSSLDTCGEEVSVLEILVYNSRIENRHEMLAVEPINELLRAKWQKFGAVTFYISVISYLFTMIVFTLVAYYRPTEGRPPPYSYVTSADYLRLAGELITVGSGMFFFLSNIKDLFLKKCPGVNSLFIDGSFQLLYFIYSVLVLVAAALYLSGIESYVSVMVFALVLGWTNMLYFTRGLKLTGTYSIMIQKILFKDLFRFLLVYVLFMIGYASALVSLLTVCPTDCPGPEGCPKYPKCRDTDTFSNFLLDLFKLTIGIGELEMIQSTEYPVVFLILLVTYIILTFVLLLNMLIALMGETVGQVSKESKKIWKLQWATTILDIERSFPVCLRKSFRVGEMVTVGKNWDGTPDKRLCFRVDEVRWSHWNQNLGIINEDPGQKELNQDYGIPQTVRGLRRDRWSTVVPRVVEQSKTPRSRDLVLEMEPLTPRYRLES
- the trpv4 gene encoding transient receptor potential cation channel subfamily V member 4 isoform X1, which encodes MNEGRSVAATLLRRYHVAMTEGESPPPSNAAPTSQASSGDSPDAQRDVNAHFPLSALDDLFESEERSLPPSQDSPSTRPVAGQQTAGDGKQNLRYKFQGAFKKGISNPMDLLESTIYESSVPPGSKKAPMDSLFDYGTCRETNNQKRRRKKLPRGKAEEICDDDPTTDPPKVVKIFNRSLLFDAVSRAEPEALDGLLEYLQSRDKRLTDEEFREPSTGKTCLPKALLNLYSGQNDTIPLLVDIAEQTGNLREFINTPFRDVYYRGQTALHIAIERRCKKYVELLVEKGADLHAQARGRFFQPKNEGGYFYFGELPLSLAACTNQPDMVHYLTENSHKKADLRRQDSRGNTVLHGLVHIADNTRDNTRFVTKMYDLLLIKSAKLYPDSNLEMIPNNDGMSPLMMAAKLGKIGVFQHIIRREIKDEEARHLSRKFKDWAYGPVYSSLYDLSSLDTCGEEVSVLEILVYNSRIEQNRHEMLAVEPINELLRAKWQKFGAVTFYISVISYLFTMIVFTLVAYYRPTEGRPPPYSYVTSADYLRLAGELITVGSGMFFFLSNIKDLFLKKCPGVNSLFIDGSFQLLYFIYSVLVLVAAALYLSGIESYVSVMVFALVLGWTNMLYFTRGLKLTGTYSIMIQKILFKDLFRFLLVYVLFMIGYASALVSLLTVCPTDCPGPEGCPKYPKCRDTDTFSNFLLDLFKLTIGIGELEMIQSTEYPVVFLILLVTYIILTFVLLLNMLIALMGETVGQVSKESKKIWKLQWATTILDIERSFPVCLRKSFRVGEMVTVGKNWDGTPDKRLCFRVDEVRWSHWNQNLGIINEDPGQKELNQDYGIPQTVRGLRRDRWSTVVPRVVEQSKTPRSRDLVLEMEPLTPRYRLES